TTCATGCTAAATGTGGTGACTTGAATGTTGCAACTTCACTTTTTGATGATTCTTGTAAGGATGATGTGGTTGCTTGGTCTTCACTCGTTTCTGGGTATGCGAAACGCGGTGATTTGAAGTTTGCGCGTGagttgtttgatgaaatgcctgATAGAGATTTGGTAGCGTGGAATGTGATGATTACTGGGTATGCTAAGCAAGGGGAGATGGAGAATGCAAGGTTGCTTTTTGATGAGGCTCCGGTTAAAGATGTTGTTAGTTGGAACGCGATGATTGCGGGTTATGTTGTTTGTCAGTTGAACAAACAAGCGTTGGAGTTGTTTGATGAAATGAGTAAAGCTGGGGTTTGGCCGGATGAGGTGACATTGTTGAGTTTGTTATCAGCTTGTGCTGATTTGGGTGATTCGGAAATTGGTCAAAAAGTACATGCCAAGGTTATGGAGATTAGTATGGGAAAGTTGAGCACGTTGTTGGGGAATGCACTCATTGATATGTATGCTAAATGCGGAAAGATTCAAGAAGCGCTTCATGTGTTTTGGTCAATAAAAGATAAAGATGTGATCTCATGGAACTCGATCATTGTTGGATTGGCTTTTCATGGAGGTGGTAAGGAATCACTTAGTCTCTTTAAGGCGATGTTGAGGACTAAGATTTGTCCAAATGATAGCACATTTGTTGGTGTTTTGGCAGCTTGTAGTCATGCTGGAAAAATTGACGAGGgttataaatattttgatatcATGAGAAGTGAATATAAGATTGAGCCAAACATTAGGCATTGTGGTTGTATGGTAGACATGTTAGGACGCGCTGGACTTCTAAAGGAAGCAGTTAAGTTCATCGACTCCATGAAAATTGAACCTAATGCAATTGTTTGGAGGACTCTTCTTAGTGCTTGTAAGGTTCATGGAGATGTTGAGTTGGCAAAAGAGGTCAATGAGAAGCTGCTTAGAATGAGAAAGGACGAGAGTGGTGACTACGTACTCATGTCAAACTTATATGCTTCACGAGGCGAGTGGGATGGGGTTCAGAAGGTAAGGAAGTTAATGGACGACAGCGGTGTGACAAAAAGTCGTGGGTTTAGCTTAGTTGAAGCATGTAATTGATGAACATCGGTTGGTTGTTGATGCAACTGTGATTTTTAAATTAGTTGTAGTGCCAATTACAATTGTCACAATTTTGAAATTGtagaaaattagaaaataaatacaTTTAATGTTGCTATAATTGCAGCCACAATGTAACTGAAGAGATCCCTGTCATGCTAACCAATTGATGTCTACAGATTAATGAGAGTTCTTAGACCGTTTTTATAGTCATGGATATGATAATGCATATATCATCTGATAAATGAGATCATTAACCAATTATCACAATGATTCATGTCTAGTATTTAAAATATGTCTGCTGGTACTTAAAATATGTTTGAAACTCTAACAAAGACATATGTTGTCTCTTAGAAGTAGAAGATTATGGTCGTCTTTGTACTCACGGAGTCACGGCTAAAACAATGGTTTGATCGGTGTCCGTTCGACAAAAATAAGGGAAAACAAATGGGTGCCTCAAAGTTCAATGcatattagtttttttcttgtttttgtaaAAGAGCACCGATCAGGTCAACATCTCATTTGTAATGATGAGAAAGATCATGAAGTTCTTCTAAGGGGTGTCGTTGGTCATTGCTAGAGTTTCGAGTGAATTT
This genomic interval from Trifolium pratense cultivar HEN17-A07 linkage group LG6, ARS_RC_1.1, whole genome shotgun sequence contains the following:
- the LOC123889735 gene encoding pentatricopeptide repeat-containing protein At5g15300 encodes the protein MIRKRISSVPNIETLKQIHALIIINGSNNVLLLRKLVLTTSTSLVGLTATSTVTNYAHQLFAQIPQPDTFMFNTMIRGSSQSPNPIRAISLYSQMHQCSVKPDNYTFPFVLKACTKLFWVYTGSAVHGRVLRFGFCSNTVVRNALLVFHAKCGDLNVATSLFDDSCKDDVVAWSSLVSGYAKRGDLKFARELFDEMPDRDLVAWNVMITGYAKQGEMENARLLFDEAPVKDVVSWNAMIAGYVVCQLNKQALELFDEMSKAGVWPDEVTLLSLLSACADLGDSEIGQKVHAKVMEISMGKLSTLLGNALIDMYAKCGKIQEALHVFWSIKDKDVISWNSIIVGLAFHGGGKESLSLFKAMLRTKICPNDSTFVGVLAACSHAGKIDEGYKYFDIMRSEYKIEPNIRHCGCMVDMLGRAGLLKEAVKFIDSMKIEPNAIVWRTLLSACKVHGDVELAKEVNEKLLRMRKDESGDYVLMSNLYASRGEWDGVQKVRKLMDDSGVTKSRGFSLVEACN